One region of Turicibacter bilis genomic DNA includes:
- a CDS encoding flippase — protein sequence MSIKKNFLYNVSYQLLTMLLPLFTAPYIARVIGAEGVGVYSYSSSIANYFVLFAMLGLVNYGNRTISQVRDNKQLLSQTFFNIYGLQLITSLITIVGYVFYINTFVTENRVIFYIQLLLIIATILDINWFFFGLEQFKLTVTRNTIIKLLTVGCIFIFVKDSNDLWIYTVIMAGGTLLSQLMLWFFIKKYVYFRMPTVKGICSHLRPNLVLFIPVLAVSIYKIMDKIMLGSMTNMAEVAYYENSEKIINIPMGIIAALGTVMLPRMSNLIATGNDKKAMQMIEMSLKFIMFLAIGIAGGVIIVSPNFIPLFLGDEFVNAIPVVSLLAFTVIFISWANVIRTQYLIPHQKDKIYIKSTLLGALVNVISNIIFIPFYGAVGAAIGTIFAEATVAIYQTVKVRNALEIRKYLINTMIYIGPAIIMYIVGNLISLKLSSAIGTICIQIILGGSIYLILTGLMVLLVDKEIRVKFNKYFLEKYSNTK from the coding sequence ATGAGTATAAAGAAAAATTTTTTATATAATGTATCCTATCAACTTTTAACAATGTTATTGCCTTTATTTACAGCACCTTATATTGCCCGCGTTATAGGGGCTGAGGGGGTAGGAGTCTATTCCTATTCTAGCTCCATAGCAAATTATTTTGTCTTATTTGCTATGTTAGGGCTTGTTAATTATGGTAATCGAACGATTTCACAAGTTAGAGATAATAAGCAATTATTGAGCCAGACATTTTTTAATATATATGGTTTACAGCTAATTACATCTTTAATAACGATTGTTGGGTATGTATTTTACATAAATACTTTTGTTACAGAGAATAGAGTAATCTTTTATATTCAATTATTGCTAATTATAGCCACTATATTGGATATTAATTGGTTTTTCTTTGGATTAGAGCAATTTAAACTAACTGTAACTCGAAATACTATAATAAAATTGTTAACTGTGGGATGTATTTTTATTTTTGTAAAAGATAGTAATGATTTATGGATTTATACAGTGATAATGGCAGGTGGAACATTATTAAGTCAATTAATGTTATGGTTCTTTATCAAAAAATATGTTTATTTTAGAATGCCAACAGTGAAGGGGATTTGCTCTCATCTTCGTCCTAACCTAGTATTATTTATTCCAGTTTTAGCAGTTAGTATATATAAAATTATGGATAAAATCATGCTAGGATCTATGACGAATATGGCTGAGGTTGCTTATTATGAAAATTCAGAAAAAATTATTAATATTCCCATGGGAATCATTGCAGCATTAGGAACCGTCATGTTACCCAGAATGTCAAATTTGATTGCCACAGGAAATGATAAGAAGGCAATGCAAATGATTGAAATGTCACTTAAGTTTATTATGTTTTTAGCGATAGGTATTGCAGGTGGAGTTATTATTGTATCGCCTAATTTTATTCCTTTATTTTTAGGTGATGAGTTTGTGAATGCTATCCCAGTTGTATCATTATTAGCATTTACTGTTATTTTCATATCTTGGGCAAATGTTATAAGAACACAGTATCTTATTCCACATCAAAAAGATAAAATTTATATTAAGTCTACCCTATTAGGGGCTCTAGTCAATGTAATTAGTAATATAATTTTTATTCCGTTTTATGGAGCAGTAGGTGCTGCTATTGGGACAATCTTCGCAGAGGCCACTGTAGCCATATATCAAACAGTTAAAGTAAGAAATGCATTAGAGATAAGAAAATACCTAATTAATACTATGATATATATTGGACCAGCGATTATAATGTATATAGTTGGAAATCTAATTTCATTAAAACTTTCTTCAGCTATAGGTACTATATGTATTCAAATAATTTTAGGAGGAAGTATTTATTTAATATTAACTGGATTAATGGTATTGCTAGTAGATAAAGAGATTAGAGTTAAATTTAATAAATATTTTTTAGAAAAATATTCTAATACAAAATAG
- the rfbD gene encoding dTDP-4-dehydrorhamnose reductase has translation MKVLVTGVKGQLGYDVVKELEKRGHQPIGVDRDEMDLMDNAAIRTFIMELKPEAIIHCAAYTAVDKAEEEVETCYQINAESVKVISECAKELDVKLIYISTDYVFNGTKEGEYVETDLPNPINVYGASKLKGEQYVQGLLEKYYIVRISWVFGVNGNNFIKTMRRLGSERDKLNIINDQIGSPTYTADLAPLLVDMMETDKYGIYHATNEGTCSWYEFANEIFKQSGIEVKTNPITTDQYPTAAKRPMNSRMSKAKLKANGFSLLPTWKEALKNYLDLI, from the coding sequence ATGAAAGTATTAGTAACTGGAGTTAAAGGTCAATTAGGCTATGATGTGGTAAAAGAATTAGAAAAACGTGGACATCAACCGATTGGGGTTGACCGTGATGAAATGGATTTAATGGATAATGCCGCAATTAGAACGTTTATTATGGAGTTAAAACCAGAAGCCATCATTCATTGTGCAGCTTATACAGCAGTAGATAAAGCTGAGGAAGAAGTAGAGACTTGTTACCAAATCAATGCTGAATCAGTGAAAGTCATTTCAGAATGTGCCAAAGAACTAGATGTCAAATTAATTTATATCAGTACTGATTATGTGTTTAATGGGACAAAAGAGGGAGAGTATGTGGAAACAGATCTTCCTAATCCAATCAATGTATATGGTGCAAGTAAATTAAAAGGGGAACAATACGTTCAAGGCTTATTAGAAAAGTACTATATCGTTCGTATTTCATGGGTCTTCGGTGTGAACGGAAACAACTTCATCAAAACGATGCGTCGTTTAGGTTCAGAACGTGATAAATTAAATATCATCAACGATCAAATCGGATCACCAACGTATACAGCCGATTTAGCACCATTATTAGTCGATATGATGGAAACAGATAAATATGGCATCTATCATGCGACAAATGAAGGAACTTGTTCATGGTATGAATTTGCGAATGAAATTTTCAAACAAAGTGGGATTGAAGTAAAAACAAATCCAATTACAACGGATCAATATCCAACAGCAGCAAAACGCCCAATGAATAGTCGTATGAGTAAAGCAAAGTTAAAAGCTAATGGATTTAGCTTGTTACCTACTTGGAAAGAGGCATTAAAGAATTATCTTGATCTAATTTAA
- the rfbB gene encoding dTDP-glucose 4,6-dehydratase, whose protein sequence is MMDKKILVTGGAGFIGGNFVHYMVDKYPNYMIVNLDALTYAGNLETCQPVEGKPNYKFVKGDIADRDFIFDLFEKEKFDIVVNFAAESHVDRSVTDPEIFIKTNVLGTQVLMDASRAYGVERYHQVSTDEVYGDLPLNRPDLFFTEETPLHTSSPYSASKASADLLVFAYHRTFGLPITISRCSNNYGPYHFPEKLIPLMISRALNDEQLPVYGNGENVRDWLHVYDHCAAIDLILHKGKIGEVYNVGGHNERTNLEVVKTILKALNKPESLITYVKDRPGHDLRYAIDPQKLETELGWKPTYNFDTGIQQTIEWYLDNKQWWENIISGEYQNYFEKQYGDK, encoded by the coding sequence ATGATGGATAAAAAGATTTTAGTGACAGGTGGAGCCGGATTTATCGGTGGAAACTTTGTTCATTACATGGTAGATAAATACCCAAACTACATGATTGTGAATTTAGATGCGTTAACTTACGCAGGAAACTTAGAAACATGCCAACCAGTTGAAGGGAAACCAAACTACAAATTCGTTAAAGGAGATATCGCCGATCGTGACTTTATCTTCGATTTATTCGAAAAAGAAAAGTTCGATATCGTCGTTAACTTCGCGGCAGAATCTCACGTCGACCGTTCAGTAACAGATCCAGAAATCTTCATTAAAACGAATGTATTAGGAACACAAGTGTTAATGGATGCATCTCGTGCTTATGGCGTAGAACGTTATCACCAAGTGTCAACAGACGAAGTATATGGAGATTTACCATTAAATCGTCCAGATTTATTCTTTACAGAAGAAACACCATTACACACCTCAAGCCCATATTCAGCGTCAAAGGCATCAGCTGACTTATTAGTCTTCGCTTACCACCGTACATTTGGATTGCCAATCACGATTTCTCGTTGTTCAAATAACTACGGACCATACCATTTTCCAGAAAAATTAATTCCATTAATGATTTCACGTGCGTTAAATGATGAGCAATTACCGGTTTACGGAAATGGAGAGAATGTTCGTGATTGGTTACACGTGTATGACCACTGTGCAGCCATCGACTTAATTTTACATAAAGGTAAAATTGGTGAAGTTTACAACGTCGGTGGACACAACGAACGTACCAATTTAGAGGTCGTTAAAACCATTTTAAAAGCCTTAAACAAACCAGAATCATTAATTACTTACGTGAAAGATCGTCCTGGACATGATTTACGCTATGCGATTGACCCACAAAAATTAGAAACTGAATTAGGATGGAAACCAACGTATAACTTTGATACAGGAATCCAACAAACGATTGAGTGGTATTTAGACAATAAACAATGGTGGGAAAATATCATCTCAGGAGAATACCAAAACTATTTTGAAAAACAATACGGTGATAAATAA
- the rfbC gene encoding dTDP-4-dehydrorhamnose 3,5-epimerase, whose product MGNFNFIATKIPDLYIIEPKVFGDDRGYFMESYSQKDFAEAGLTMTFVQDNESKSRKGVLRGLHFQTKHTQGKLVRVTQGEVWDVAVDLRKGSPTYGQWEGVYLSAENKRQFYVPEGFAHGFVVTSEEAVFNYKCTDFYAPEYDSGLLWNDEDVAIEWPLEGLGDILLSEKDKKQKTLKELTDLPFVYEGESK is encoded by the coding sequence ATGGGAAACTTTAATTTTATTGCGACTAAAATTCCAGACTTATATATTATTGAACCGAAAGTATTTGGTGACGATCGTGGATACTTTATGGAAAGTTACAGCCAAAAAGACTTCGCTGAAGCAGGATTAACGATGACATTCGTTCAAGATAACGAATCAAAATCTCGCAAAGGTGTGCTACGTGGCTTACACTTCCAAACGAAACACACGCAAGGAAAATTAGTACGTGTTACTCAAGGAGAAGTATGGGACGTAGCGGTGGATTTACGTAAAGGATCTCCGACTTATGGACAATGGGAAGGTGTTTACTTAAGTGCTGAAAATAAACGCCAGTTCTATGTACCAGAGGGATTTGCTCATGGATTTGTGGTGACATCAGAGGAAGCTGTGTTTAACTATAAATGTACGGACTTCTATGCGCCAGAATATGATAGTGGGCTACTGTGGAATGATGAAGATGTTGCCATTGAATGGCCTTTAGAAGGACTAGGAGACATTTTATTATCAGAAAAAGATAAAAAACAAAAGACATTAAAAGAATTAACTGATTTACCGTTTGTCTATGAAGGAGAGAGCAAGTAA
- the rfbA gene encoding glucose-1-phosphate thymidylyltransferase RfbA, which yields MKGIILAGGSGTRLYPITKSVSKQALPIYDKPMIYYPLSVLMLAGIQDILIISTPRDITLFQELLGDGSHLGLTIEYKVQEQPNGLAEAFIIGEEFIGNDKVALVLGDNIFHGYGFSERLQKAVEREESTIFGYHVSDPSAFGVVEFDQDFNVLSIEEKPVQPKSNYAVPGLYFYDNEVVEIAKNIKPSPRGELEITDINNEYLRRGKLKVELFGRGMAWLDTGTHRGLLDAANYVEAVQTRQGLYVSCLEEIAYRKGYISKEQLLELAQPLLKTEYGQYLVKIANEVI from the coding sequence ATGAAAGGTATAATCTTAGCAGGTGGGTCAGGCACACGTTTATATCCAATCACTAAATCTGTTTCAAAACAAGCATTACCAATTTACGATAAACCAATGATTTATTATCCATTATCAGTCTTAATGTTGGCAGGGATTCAAGATATTTTAATCATTTCAACACCACGAGATATTACGTTATTTCAGGAATTATTAGGAGATGGATCCCATTTAGGATTAACAATTGAATATAAAGTTCAAGAACAACCAAATGGATTAGCCGAAGCATTTATTATTGGAGAAGAGTTCATTGGTAATGATAAAGTAGCTTTAGTTTTAGGTGATAACATCTTCCATGGTTATGGATTTTCGGAGCGCCTTCAAAAAGCAGTTGAACGCGAGGAATCAACGATTTTTGGATATCACGTCAGTGATCCAAGTGCATTTGGAGTGGTTGAGTTTGATCAAGATTTCAACGTATTATCCATTGAAGAAAAACCTGTACAACCTAAGTCAAATTATGCGGTTCCAGGCTTATATTTCTATGATAATGAGGTTGTTGAAATCGCCAAAAATATCAAACCTTCTCCACGTGGTGAGCTAGAAATTACTGATATTAATAATGAATATTTACGTCGTGGAAAATTAAAAGTCGAATTATTCGGACGTGGAATGGCTTGGCTTGATACAGGAACTCACCGTGGATTATTAGATGCAGCGAATTATGTTGAAGCGGTTCAAACACGTCAAGGGTTATATGTCTCATGTTTAGAAGAAATTGCGTATCGTAAAGGTTACATTTCAAAAGAACAATTATTAGAATTAGCACAGCCATTATTGAAGACAGAATATGGACAATACTTAGTGAAAATCGCAAATGAGGTGATTTAA